A genomic segment from Pectinophora gossypiella chromosome 3, ilPecGoss1.1, whole genome shotgun sequence encodes:
- the LOC126381906 gene encoding DNA polymerase alpha catalytic subunit encodes MADSIAASRAKRLKTDKHGRMSALEKLKQLKGKGSKHKYDVDEVENVYDTVDEREYSERVMQRQEDDWIEDDDGTGYVEDGREIFDDDEIEDSYVATNSKDTGRGQKRKARVAAQPAAKGNIRNLIGAMPTKKKEDVKISEDNILSDIMSDLDGTTPSTVVKPKPLVQTKANIVESSKRDAQNYFKTLSNAAKKPTTSVFSKEPTKPKEEKIEQNGDFLKDKPVLVEKPITKKPEWKIDKEIKQELEDSATQNIEEFETQDIDFDDDFSNDASTQPTEVKTEDIPSSANTITDVAEEFLNDDFEIFPEVKKESPKALKPLNSTWSDQGGNAEIGPSVQTDGQLPLQTNENGEKILKFYWLDAWEDRFLKPGVVYLFGKVYANPSNKKAGCLSCCLTVKNVNRQLFLLPREYKLDPVTLESSDQEVTMMDMYEEFNSSVASELGLKEFKSRKVTKNYCFNLPDIPAESDYLEVKYSASFPPPPVGKKYLTFSHIFGSNTSSLETFLLERKIKGPCWLEVKQPVNVSAKVSWSKLEASCEKMEHVSVIRNDSDLEPPPIVSATINMRTMMDPKTRKTKIIMLSCLAHNNFPIHKSPPNPPFQQHFCVMTKCNDLWPLDLKQSLAQYTATKLTKCDTERELLSYFMVQFWKLDPDLVIGHDMQGFQQDLLIGNILDLHIPNWSRLGRLKRSTPPMRKFAAKDAFLGRLVCDIKLSAMELIRARSFDLDTLCVNVLKMKEGERVDVSIEDLPRYYETSRDLLQLVSLSMQDASYILKIMCELNVIPLALQITQIAGNIMSRTLMGGRSERNEFLLLHAFTEKNYIVPDKAYGKKAANNDADNEDQEETGANNISKKQGKKKAAYSGGLVLDPKKGFYDKLILLMDFNSLYPSIIQEYNICFTTIKRKVASASDDDVANLVLPDSKAEFGVLPTQIRKLVESRREVKKLMKTPDLTSDLYMQYNIRQMGLKLTANSMYGCLGFTHSRFYAKPLAALVTMKGRDILMDTKEIVQKLNYDVVYGDTDSLMINTNCMDYDQVFKIGNDLKREINKKYRQIELDIDGVFRYLLLLKKKKYAAVLISKNKSGEYVFTQEHKGLDIVRRDWSQLAAEAGKFILSQILSEQSADERLESIQTHLNKLKEDLMSGKMPLSVLTITKQLTKNPNEYADKNLQPHVQVALRLNAKNSRRFKKGDIVPYIICEDETANSAVQRAYHIEELKNSEHLKVDYRYYLAHQLHPVISRICEPIEGMDPARVADCLGLDPSGFRQIIKRENNDTETYEVENEKEKYRHCKEFTFICVNESCKTENKIRETFTSLGKETVTFLEKCQNDKCSIRPVDYFACVQNQLSLQIRQYHSQYYAGWISCEDPACGYRTARLPQTFMGGYPLCRQCEKGVMFREYTEKDLYLQINFFLFLFDLNKQNTSKPPVRLAPHISSAFQVMKELVEDWLAHSAYSIINLSKLFRFFTLDPKLGDKFKSEPVEIDVLPETEQIDALMEMGAY; translated from the exons GATTGGAGCTATGCCAACTAAGAAGAAAGAG GATGTGAAGATATCTGAAGACAATATTCTATCAGACATCATGTCAGATTTAGATGGGACTACTCCTTCCACAGTGGTTAAACCCAAGCCCCTGGTCCAAACTAAAGCAAATATTGTGGAGTCCAGTAAGAGAGATGCTCAGAATTACTTCAAGACACTCTCCAATGCTGCCAAGAAGCCAACTACAAGTGTGTTTAGTAAGGAACCTACCAAACCTAAGGAAGAGAAAATT GAGCAAAACGGTGATTTTCTCAAAGATAAGCCAGTATTAGTTGAGAAACCTATTACTAAAAAACCTGAGTGGAAAATAGATAAAGAAATCAAGCAAGAACTAGAAGATTCAGCTACACAGAACATAGAAGAATTTGAGACCCAAGACATTGACTTTGATGATGACTTTAGCAATGATGCCAGTACACAACCTACTGAAGTTAAAACAGAAGACATACCCAGTTCTGCAAATACAATCACAGATGTGGCAGAAGAATTCCTTAATGATGATTTTGAAATATTCCCTGAAGTTAAAAAAGAATCACCAAAAGCATTGAAACCTCTGAACAGTACCTGGTCTGATCAAGGTGGCAATGCAGAAATTGGGCCTTCAGTACAAACGGATGGTCAACTACCATTGCAGACCAATGAAAATGGAGAAAAGATACTTAAATTCTACTGGTTAGATGCCTGGGAAGATCGGTTTTTAAAACCTGGAGTTGTATATCTATTTGGCAAAGTTTATGCCAATCCTTCTAACAAAAAGGCAGGATGCTTATCTTGCTGCCTGACTGTAAAGAATGTAAATCGACAGTTGTTCTTACTACCTAGAGAATAT AAATTAGATCCAGTTACTCTAGAAAGTTCAGACCAAGAGGTGACCATGATGGATATGTATGAGGAGTTCAACAGCTCAGTGGCGAGTGAGTTGGGTCTGAAGGAGTTCAAGTCGCGTAAGGTCACCAAGAACTACTGCTTCAACTTGCCAGACATACCTGCAGAGTCTGATTACTTGGAAGTCAAATATTCA GCATCATTCCCTCCACCACCAGTAGGCAAGAAATACCTAACGTTTTCTCACATATTCGGAAGTAACACGTCGTCTCTAGAAACATTCCTGCTTGAAAGGAAGATCAAAGGTCCATGTTGGCTGGAAGTAAAGCAGCCTGTGAATGTGTCTGCTAAAGTGTCGTGGAGCAAACTCGAAGCATCTTGCGAGAAAATGGAACACGTCAGCGTCATAAGAAATGATAGTGATTTGGAACCGCCGCCAATTGTTTCAGCCACT ATAAATATGAGGACTATGATGGACCCAAAgacgagaaaaacgaaaataatcATGCTTAGCTGTCTCGCACACAATAACTTTCCTATACACAAATCGCCGCCGAATCCACCTTTTCAACAGCATTTTTGTG taaTGACAAAATGCAACGACTTGTGGCCCTTAGATCTCAAACAGTCTCTGGCTCAATACACGGCGACAAAGTTAACCAAATGTGATACAGAGAGAGAACTCCTAAGTTACTTCATGGTTCAATTTTGGAAATTGGACCCGGATTTAGTTATTGGTCACGACATGCAAGGGTTCCAACAAGATTTGTTGATTGGGAATATCCTAGACTTGCACATACCCAATTGGTCGCGTTTAGGGAGGTTGAAAAGGTCAACTCCCCCAATGAGGAAGTTCGCAGCGAAAGATGCTTTCTTAGGGCGACTAGTTTGTGATATCAAATTATCAGCAATGGAACTGATTCGAGCAAGAAGCTTCGATCTCGATACTCTATGCGTAAATGTCTTGAAAATGAAAGAAGGCGAACGTGTAGATGTTTCTATTGAAGACTTACCGCGATATTACGAAACTAGCAGAGACTTGTTGCAACTAGTATCTCTGAGCATGCAAGATGCTTCTTACATCCTTAAAATTATGTGCGAACTTAACGTTATACCACTCGCTCTGCAAATCACACAAATTGCAGGCAATATAATGTCCCGAACTCTGATGGGAGGGCGCTCAGAAAGAAACGAGTTTCTACTGCTTCATGCATTCACAGAAAAAAATTACATCGTGCCAGATAAAGCATATGGCAAGAAAGCTGCTAATAATGACGCAGATAATGAAGATCAAGAGGAGACTGGTGCAAACAATATATCTAAAAAACAAGGAAAGAAAAAGGCTGCTTATTCTGGAGGTCTTGTTTTAGATCCCAAGAAAGGATTCTACGATAAACTGATTCTGCTCATGGACTTCAATTCGTTATATCCTAGTATAATTCAGGAATACAACATTTGTTTCACTACTATCAAAAGAAAAGTTGCGAGTGCTTCTGATGACGATGTTGCTAATCTGGTTTTGCCAGATTCTAAGGCCGAGTTCGGAGTCCTTCCCACACAAATTCGTAAACTTGTAGAAAGTAGAAGGGAAGTGAAAAAGTTGATGAAAACTCCCGATTTGACGTCTGATCTATACATGCAGTACAATATCAGGCAAATGGGTTTGAAACTCACCGCAAACTCCATGTACGGTTGCCTTGGCTTTACTCATTCAAGGTTTTATGCTAAGCCGCTGGCGGCGCTGGTTACAATGAAGGGCAGAGATATCCTCATGGATACCAAAGAAATtgttcaaaaattaaattacgatgTTGTATATGGCGACACCGACAGTTTGATGATCAACACCAACTGCATGGATTATGACCAAGTATTTAAAATCGGTAATGATTTAAAGCGCGAGATTAACAAGAAGTACAGGCAAATTGAACTAGACATAGACGGAGTTTTCAGATATCTCTTGCTTTTAAAGAAAAAGAAGTATGCTGCTGTTTTGATCAGCAAAAATAAGAGCGGCGAGTATGTTTTCACACAAGAGCATAAAGGATTGGATATTGTACGTCGTGATTGGTCTCAACTAGCTGCCGAAGCGGGAAAATTTATTTTGAGTCAAATACTTTCAGAGCAAAGTGCGGATGAACGATTGGAAAGTATACAAACACATTTGAACAAACTAAAGGAAGACTTGATGAGTGGCAAAATGCCTTTGTCAGTGTTGACAATCACGAAGCAGCTTACGAAAAATCCTAATGAATATGCCGACAAAAATCTTCAACCGCATGTACAAGTTGCTCTCAGGTTGAATGCAAAAAACAGTAGAAGGTTCAAGAAAGGAGACATCGTACCTTATATTATTTGCGAAGATGAAACTGCCAATTCTGCAGTTCAGAGAGCTTACCACATAGAGGAATTAAAAAATTCTGAACATCTCAAAGTAGATTACAGGTATTATCTCGCACACCAATTACATCCAGTGATATCCAGGATATGTGAACCAATTGAAGGCATGGACCCTGCTCGTGTTGCTGATTGCCTCGGTTTAGACCCGTCTGGATTCAGACAAATCATAAAGAGAGAAAATAATGACACTGAAACATATGAAGTAGAGAACGAGAAGGAAAAGTACAGACATTGCAaagaatttacatttatatgTGTAAATGAAAGCTGCAAAACTGAAAACAAAATCAGGGAAACATTTACAAGTTTAGGCAAAGAAACAGTTACATTTTTAGAAAAGTGTCAAAATGATAAATGTTCCATACGACCGGTTGATTATTTTGCATGTGTGCAAAATCAACTGAGTCTGCAGATTCGTCAGTATCACTCCCAGTATTACGCTGGTTGGATATCGTGTGAAGATCCCGCCTGTGGTTACCGCACTGCAAGACTTCCGCAGACGTTTATGGGTGGATACCCACTTTGCAGGCAATGTGAAAAGGGAGTCATGTTCAGAGAATATACAGAAAAGGATTTGTACCTTCAGATTAACTTCTTTTTGTTCCTTTTCGATCTcaataaacaaaacacatcAA aacCTCCGGTCCGGCTCGCACCGCACATATCATCGGCATTCCAAGTAATGAAAGAACTGGTCGAGGACTGGCTCGCCCATTCAGCTTACTCTATAATAAATCTTTCCAAATTATTCAGATTTTTCACACTGGACCCTAAACTTGGAGACAAATTCAAATCAGAGCCAGTTGAGATTGACGTTTTACCTGAGACTGAACAGATAGATGCTTTGATGGAAATGGGAGCGTATTAA